A single region of the Acidobacteriota bacterium genome encodes:
- a CDS encoding helix-turn-helix domain-containing protein, with product MGPLIAAAIYDGLPGFEYSIAWEVLGRDRRDIVDDWYEFLPCRVEDGPLHSQHGMQFEPAGSLADLARAHTVLIPGWRGAVERPPEPFLEAIRDAHAQGVRLVTICTGVFVPAHAGLLDGRTATTHWMHVEALRTAFPRIEVQDDALYVKDTAGPGPIYTSAGSAAGLDLCFALVREDFGLTVSNAIARRVVAPVHRDGGQSQYADCPAGVCGDQSFGPVLDWMIAHLDQDFAMHQIARRFGYSLRTFQRRFKEITSLSPHQWLVRQRLGRARELLESSDESVERIATESGLGSAANLRKHLARHLGTTPRAYRSAFRAGN from the coding sequence GTCGACGACTGGTACGAGTTCCTGCCCTGCCGGGTGGAGGACGGTCCGCTCCACTCACAGCACGGCATGCAGTTCGAGCCCGCCGGCAGCCTCGCCGACCTCGCCCGAGCCCACACCGTTCTCATCCCCGGCTGGCGGGGCGCCGTCGAACGGCCGCCGGAGCCCTTCCTCGAAGCCATCCGCGACGCGCATGCGCAGGGAGTCCGCCTGGTCACCATCTGCACCGGCGTCTTCGTACCGGCTCATGCCGGCCTGCTCGACGGGCGCACCGCCACCACCCACTGGATGCACGTCGAAGCCCTGCGCACCGCCTTTCCGCGCATCGAGGTCCAGGACGATGCGCTGTATGTCAAGGACACCGCCGGCCCCGGCCCCATCTACACCTCCGCCGGCAGCGCCGCCGGCCTCGACCTGTGCTTCGCCCTGGTGCGGGAAGACTTCGGCCTCACCGTCTCCAACGCCATCGCTCGCCGCGTCGTCGCCCCGGTCCACCGCGACGGCGGCCAGTCGCAGTACGCCGACTGCCCGGCGGGCGTCTGCGGCGACCAGAGCTTCGGCCCGGTGCTCGACTGGATGATCGCCCACCTCGATCAAGACTTCGCGATGCACCAGATCGCCCGGCGCTTCGGCTACTCGCTCCGCACCTTCCAGCGACGCTTCAAAGAGATCACCTCCCTCTCCCCCCACCAGTGGCTCGTCCGCCAACGCCTCGGCCGCGCCCGCGAACTCCTCGAATCCTCCGACGAGAGCGTCGAACGCATCGCCACCGAATCCGGCCTCGGCTCCGCGGCCAACCTCAGGAAGCACCTGGCGCGGCATCTTGGGACGACGCCGCGGGCGTACCGGTCGGCCTTTCGGGCCGGGAACTAG
- a CDS encoding DUF6036 family nucleotidyltransferase gives MRFLVVGGVAVVMHGYLRTTLDLDLVVQLEEKNLRRALEVLSNMGMQPRPPVPLLSFADPTQRRQWVHEKNMKVFSLWHPQKSALEVDLFVEEPFDFDSVYARSAPVPLEAGGTPIRLIGVRDLIAMKQAVGRHRDLDDIEALEALQAESNEPEP, from the coding sequence GTGCGATTTCTCGTGGTAGGCGGCGTGGCGGTGGTGATGCACGGCTACTTGCGCACCACTCTGGATCTGGACCTGGTAGTCCAGCTTGAAGAGAAGAATCTTCGACGTGCCTTGGAGGTCCTCAGCAACATGGGTATGCAGCCCCGGCCTCCCGTGCCGCTGCTGTCATTCGCTGACCCAACCCAACGCCGCCAGTGGGTGCACGAGAAGAACATGAAGGTCTTCTCTCTATGGCACCCCCAAAAGTCTGCACTCGAAGTAGATCTATTCGTCGAGGAACCGTTCGACTTCGACTCGGTCTACGCGCGTTCAGCTCCCGTACCGCTGGAAGCCGGCGGTACGCCGATTCGATTGATCGGCGTGCGCGACCTGATCGCCATGAAGCAGGCCGTCGGCCGGCACCGCGACCTCGACGACATCGAGGCCCTCGAAGCCTTGCAAGCAGAATCGAACGAGCCCGAACCA